From the Pangasianodon hypophthalmus isolate fPanHyp1 chromosome 17, fPanHyp1.pri, whole genome shotgun sequence genome, one window contains:
- the mrps24 gene encoding 28S ribosomal protein S24, mitochondrial, with protein MAASLSRQGRILSIACNQLNPAACLSAGSRSINTSAVCYKNRAARIRVGKGDRPVTYEQALHPHHIAHRKGWLSQHTSNLQGEGGAAERAVEDMFIRRFIFGTFHGCLANELVIKRRGNMLIICALMLQKLQPNKYYFLIGYTEELLSHFYKCPVKMEIQTLEDKTVYKYL; from the exons ATGGCGGCGTCCTTGAGCAGACAGGGAAGAATATTATCT atTGCTTGTAACCAGCTGAATCCTGCAGCTTGTCTCAGTGCTGGATCAAGGAGCATAAACACCAGTGCAGTTTGCTATAAG AACCGTGCAGCCCGCATTCGGGTGGGTAAAGGAGACAGACCAGTGACTTATGAACAGGCCCTGCACCCGCACCACATAGCTCATAGGAAGGGATGGCTCTCACAACACACAA GTAACCTCCAGGGAGAAGGAGGTGCTGCAGAGCGGGCTGTAGAAGACATGTTCATCCGCCGTTTCATCTTTGGCACGTTTCACGGATGTCTTGCTAATGAACTGGTTATCAAGCGCAGAGGCAACATGCTGATCATCTGCGCTTTGATGCTGCAGAAACTCCAGcctaataaatattattttcttatcGGCTACACAGAGGAGCTGCTCTCACACTTCTACAAGTGTCCTGTAAAGATGGAGATACAGACGCTGGAAGATAAAACTGTCTACAAGTATCTCTAA
- the gnsb gene encoding glucosamine (N-acetyl)-6-sulfatase (Sanfilippo disease IIID), b: protein MASSLSRKTHRRVSEKASDLLLFLTLLTCLLRCTQCVKASNMILILTDDLDVELGGMTPLKKTKALIGDAGATFSRAYTATPLCCPSRSSILSGKYPHNHMVHNNSFSGNCSSKAWQAGPEMQAFPVYLSKKYYQTFYGGKYLNQYGMNETGGVGHVPPGWDQWHVLVGNSQYYNYTLSVNGKAEVHKDDYEKDYLTDLILNRSLTFLDSRSPQHPFFVMLCPPAPHSPWTAAPAYQNSFADVKAPRDGSFNKPGNDKHWLLRQPVNPMPNSSIDYLDNAFRKRWQTLLSVDDMVEKLVKKLEDIKELDNTYIFFTSDNGYHTGQFSLPIDKRQLYEFDIRVPLLVRGPGIKPNQTLQDPVMNIDLPMTILDIAGVNISILDMDGQSFLPQMAPSLRNGTSRPYFLVEYTGEHFTKDPDCPKLGPGVAYCFPDCVCEDAFNNTYACVRTFKDNNLQYCEFADDEAFVEVYNMTTDPHQLENIVKKVDPTLLQVMNQRLIKLQSCKGDSCRNL from the exons ATGGCAAGCTCACTATCAAGGAAAACACACAGGAGAGTGAGTGAAAAGGCTTCTGATCTCCTGCTTTTCCTCACCCTGCTCACCTGCCTACTGAGGTGTACACAATGTGTCAAAGCCAGCAACATGATTCTCATCCTTACAGATGATCTGGATGTGGAGCTTGGTGGAATG ACACCCTTAAAGAAGACCAAAGCCCTGATTGGTGATGCTGGTGCCACCTTCTCCCGTGCA TACACAGCGACGCCCCTGTGCTGTCCCAGCCGGAGCAGCATCCTCTCTGGGAAATATCCACACAATCACATGGTCCACAACAATTCCTTCTCAGGCAACTGCAGCAGCAAAGCCTGGCAAGCTGGTCCCGAGATGCAAGCCTTTCCTGTTTACCTCAGCAAGAAGTATTATCAGACCTTTTATGGAGGGAAATACCTTAATCAg tatgggATGAATGAGACAGGAGGTGTGGGTCATGTTCCTCCCGGATGGGACCAGTGGCATGTACTG gTGGGAAACTCTCAATACTACAATTATACACTCTCTGTCAATGGGAAAGCAGAGGTTCACAAAGATGACTATGAAAAGGACTACCTCACAGACCTTATT TTAAACAGGTCACTGACTTTCCTGGACTCGAGAAGCCCCCAGCATCCATTTTTTGTGATGCTGTGCCCTCCAGCCCCTCACTCTCCCTGGACTGCAGCTCCGGCATACCAGAACAGCTTTGCTGACGTCAAGGCTCCACGTGATGGGAGTTTCAACAAACCTGGAAAC GACAAGCACTGGTTGCTGCGTCAGCCTGTTAACCCTATGCCGAACAGCTCCATTGATTATCTCGACAATGCTTTCCGTAAAAG GTGGCAGACCCTTCTGTCTGTAGACGACATGGTGGAGAAGCTGGTAAAGAAACTGGAAGACATAAAGGAGCTGGACAACACTTATATTTTCTTCACTTCTGATAATGGTTaccacacag GTCAGTTCTCCCTCCCCATTGACAAGAGACAGCTGTATGAATTTGACATCCGTGTGCCACTTTTGGTACGCGGGCCCGGGATCAAGCCCAACCAAACTCTGCAG GATCCAGTAATGAATATCGATCTCCCTATGACCATCCTTGACATTGCCGGAGTTAATATCTCTATCTTGGATATGGATGGGCAGTCTTTTCTACCACAGATG GCACCGTCATTACGCAACGGCACTTCACGGCCCTACTTCTTGGTGGAGTACACTGGTGAGCACTTTACTAAAGATCCTGACTGCCCCAAACTCGGCCCCGGAGTTGCT TATTGCTTTCCAGACTGTGTTTGTGAGGATGCCTTCAACAACACGTATGCCTGCGTTAGGACTTTCAAGGACAACAATTTGCAGTATTGTGAATTTGCTGATGATGAG gcaTTTGTGGAGGTGTACAACATGACGACTGATCCTCATCAGCTGGAGAACATTGTGAAGAAGGTGGACCCTACGCTCCTGCAGGTCATGAATCAAAGGCTCATCAAGCTTCAGTCATGCAAAGGAGACAGCTGTCGAAATCTCTAA
- the polm gene encoding DNA-directed DNA/RNA polymerase mu: MVPLKRRKVTTEQTASHDSKACKFPDIVIFIVERKMGASRKAFLTRLGRSKGFLIEESYSSSITHVVSENNTGDEVDIWIKKQEIEGKVSTKSVNLLHISWLTESMASGNPVPIQDRHRLKTSPKPCEVTPAIIMKSYACQRRTPLKHHNSFLTEPLEILAENAEFSENEGRSLAFRRSAAVLKALPHAVRAMDELKDLPCLGEHSLRVIKEILEDGASSEVESTRQSEQFQAMKALTGVFGVGVRTADRWFREGLRSPLDLIHTGQKLNHAQQAGVQHYNDLNTPVTKKEATVISDIVERAVKAVLPGAIIILTGGFRRGKEVGHDVDFLITHPEEGAEERLMPKIVNWLDEQGLLLYQKTTRNSYLESKEGPARPPSNMDRFERCFSIFKLEQTKVDSDTQVEASSYNSSTTDRTEEYHSGSTWRAVRVDLVVSPYSQFAFATLGWTGSKLFERELRRWAGQEKRMSLSSHALYDSKQQRYLQANSEEEIFTHLGLEYIPPSERNA, encoded by the exons ATGGTTCCCCTAAAACGCAGGAAGGTGACTACAGAGCAAACTGCAAGTCATGACAGTAAAGCGTGCAAATTTCCTGATATTGTCATATTCATCGTGGAAAGGAAGATGGGTGCGTCCAGAAAAGCTTTCCTGACGCGTCTTGGAAGGAGTAAAGGGTTTCTGATTGAAGAATCTTACAG CTCCTCCATCACACATGTGGTGTCAGAAAACAACACTGGAGATGAGGTTGACATTTGGATTAAGAAACAGGAAATTGAAGGAAAAGTCTCAACCAAGTCAGTCAATCTGCTGCACATCAGTTGGTTGACTGAGAGCATGGCGAGCGGAAATCCTGTCCCCATTCAGGACAGACACAGGTTAAAG ACCAGCCCGAAGCCCTGTGAGGTCACTCCTGCAATTATAATGAAGAGTTACGCTTGTCAGAGGAGAACTCCACTGAAGCACCACAACTCATTCCTTACA GAACCTCTGGAGATCTTAGCCGAGAATGCAGAGTTCAGTGAGAATGAAGGCAGGAGCTTAGCTTTCCGAAGGTCGGCGGCTGTCTTGAAGGCACTTCCTCATGCCGTGCGTGCGATGGACGAATTGAAGGACTTGCCCTGCTTGGGTGAGCATTCACTGAGAGTTATAAAG GAGATTTTAGAAGATGGCGCATCAAGTGAAGTGGAATCAACCAGACAGTCTGAGCAGTTTCAAGCCATGAAG GCACTGACTGGTGTTTTTGGTGTAGGAGTAAGGACTGCGGATCGGTGGTTTAGGGAAGGCCTACGTAGCCCGTTAGACCTTATACACACAGGGCAAAAGCTGAACCATGCACAGCAAGCAG GAGTGCAGCATTATAATGATCTGAACACACCTGTCACTAAAAAGGAGGCTACGGTGATCAGCGACATTGTAGAGAGGGCAGTAAAAGCTGTGCTGCCCGGGGCAATTATTATACTCACAGGAGGATTCAGAAG gggTAAGGAGGTGGGCCATGATGTGGATTTCCTCATCACACACCCAGAGGAGGGGGCAGAAGAAAGATTGATGCCCAAAATTGTGAATTGGTTGGACGAGCAG GGTTTGCTGTTGTACCAGAAAACAACTAGGAATTCTTACCTAGAGAGTAAAGAAGGACCTGCTCGTCCTCCTAGTAACATGGACCGATTTGAGAGATGCTTCTCTATATTCAAGCTTGAACAAACTAAAGTGGACAGTGATACACAGGTCGAAGCTTCTTCGTATAACTCGAGCACGACAGATAGAACAGAGGAATATCATTCAGGATCCACATGGAGAGCTGTTCGAGTCGATCTTGTAGTCAGTCCTTACAGTCAGTTTGCTTTTGCTACACTTGGCTGGACAGGATCCAAG CTCTTTGAGAGGGAGCTGAGGCGCTGGGCAGGACAGGAGAAGAGAATGTCCTTAAGCAGTCATGCACTCTACGACAGCAAACAA caGCGTTATCTTCAAGCAAACTCCGAAGAGGAAATTTTCACTCATTTGGGCCTGGAGTACATTCCGCCTTCGGAGAGGAACGCGTGA